Proteins encoded within one genomic window of Dyadobacter chenhuakuii:
- a CDS encoding SDR family oxidoreductase, translating into MDTFNNKVVWITGASSGIGEAMALAFAKEGARLVLTARREDELRRVKEITGLPETSVLVLPMDVTQFDKAQGAAEQVIAHFGRIDVMVHNAGVSQRSYVNDTALDVYQKLMNVNFFSTVALTKAVLPYMIKQKSGHFIVISSVAGKIGTIMRSGYNAAKHALHGFYDSLRAEGYSDNIKVTTVCPGYIRTNISLNAMDASGSKFGKMDSNQAKGIPAEECARRILDAVKKDKKEIYIGGFKEVAAIYLKRFLPNLLFDQVRKNIPE; encoded by the coding sequence ATGGATACATTTAATAATAAGGTTGTCTGGATAACGGGCGCATCGTCGGGAATCGGAGAGGCTATGGCGCTTGCATTTGCAAAAGAAGGCGCCAGGCTTGTGCTCACGGCAAGGCGCGAAGACGAGCTCCGGAGGGTGAAAGAAATAACAGGCCTACCAGAAACATCCGTTCTGGTGCTTCCTATGGACGTAACCCAGTTTGACAAGGCGCAAGGCGCAGCTGAACAAGTAATTGCGCATTTCGGACGGATAGACGTAATGGTTCACAATGCAGGGGTTAGCCAGCGTTCCTATGTCAACGATACAGCGCTGGATGTTTATCAGAAACTGATGAATGTGAACTTTTTTAGTACGGTGGCCCTGACTAAGGCCGTTTTGCCTTATATGATCAAGCAAAAAAGCGGGCATTTCATTGTGATCAGTAGCGTTGCCGGAAAAATAGGGACGATTATGAGATCGGGTTATAATGCTGCCAAACATGCATTACATGGCTTTTACGACTCGCTCAGGGCTGAGGGTTACAGTGATAACATTAAGGTGACGACGGTTTGCCCGGGCTATATCCGCACCAATATTTCGCTGAATGCGATGGATGCTTCGGGGAGTAAATTCGGCAAAATGGATTCCAATCAGGCGAAAGGAATTCCCGCAGAAGAATGTGCACGCAGAATTCTCGACGCAGTTAAAAAGGACAAAAAGGAAATCTATATCGGTGGTTTCAAAGAAGTGGCCGCTATTTATTTAAAGCGTTTTTTACCAAATCTGCTTTTTGATCAGGTCCGCAAGAACATTCCGGAATAA
- a CDS encoding S66 peptidase family protein: MNKINLPPFLKPGDKIGIVAPASVLNYDDLLPGIAVFRDEWGLEVVEGETLKTASNQFSAPDAVRLADLQAMLDDPSIKAVIAARGGYGCSRIVDQLNFDQFLKNPKWVVGFSDLTVILSQIFDLGYASLHAPMGKSITTDGAELAKESLRQMLFGEMPHYKIDIHPLNQAGIANGQVVGGNLCILAHLIGSQTDVDTDGKILFIEDINEYLYNLDRMMIQMKRAGKFDKLAGLIVGQFSDMKDNTNPTFGKTYYEIIQEHIAGFDYPVCFNFPVGHVGDNRAMGVGMEAVLNVTSEGVSFQFENSAF; this comes from the coding sequence TTGGCATTGTGGCGCCGGCTAGTGTTTTGAATTATGATGACCTTTTGCCGGGGATCGCTGTTTTTCGAGACGAATGGGGGCTTGAAGTGGTGGAAGGAGAGACTTTAAAAACGGCTTCGAACCAGTTTTCTGCGCCGGATGCCGTGCGTCTTGCTGATTTGCAGGCGATGCTGGATGATCCTTCTATTAAGGCTGTGATTGCTGCCCGTGGCGGTTATGGCTGCTCCCGGATCGTGGATCAGCTTAATTTTGATCAATTTCTTAAAAATCCGAAATGGGTTGTGGGATTCAGTGACCTGACTGTGATCCTTTCCCAGATATTTGACCTGGGTTATGCGAGCCTGCATGCGCCCATGGGCAAGTCTATTACGACGGACGGGGCGGAATTGGCGAAAGAGTCACTCCGGCAAATGCTGTTCGGCGAAATGCCTCATTATAAGATTGATATCCATCCTTTAAATCAAGCAGGAATCGCTAACGGGCAGGTTGTCGGTGGTAATCTGTGCATTTTAGCGCATTTGATCGGCTCGCAAACCGATGTGGATACGGATGGAAAAATCCTCTTTATTGAAGACATTAACGAATATCTCTACAACCTGGACCGCATGATGATCCAGATGAAACGGGCTGGTAAATTCGATAAACTGGCTGGCTTAATCGTCGGGCAATTCTCTGATATGAAGGACAATACTAATCCGACATTCGGTAAAACATATTACGAAATTATTCAAGAACACATTGCTGGGTTCGATTATCCGGTTTGTTTCAATTTCCCTGTGGGTCATGTCGGCGATAATCGTGCGATGGGCGTTGGTATGGAGGCTGTTCTCAATGTCACAAGTGAGGGAGTTTCCTTCCAATTCGAAAATTCCGCATTCTGA
- a CDS encoding amidohydrolase: protein MLRTLLSIALIISVLQAHAQSNLSASIDQKAQSLEKKLVEWRRDFHENPELGNREFKTAEKVANHLKQLGIEVTTGIAHTGVVGLLKGGKPGPVVALRADMDGLPVTERVDVPFKSKVMVDYNGQKTGVMHACGHDTHVAILMGVAEVLAGMKNDIPGTIKFIFQPAEEGAPEGEEGGAKLMVKEGVLDNPAVEAIFGLHIDALIEVGKIAYKPGATMAAVDFFSIDVTGKQTHGAYPWSGIDPIVTSSQIIMGLQTIVSRNLNLTQAPAVVTVGAVNGGIRQNIIPESVKMIGTVRTFDEGMHMYVHKRMNEIATNIAESAGATAKVNINVMYPVTFNNEALTAKMIGTLENVAGKNNVNLIPAKTGAEDFSYFQQKVPGFFFFLGGMPKGKAVEQAAPHHTPDFYVDESSLVLGVRSLSRLATDYLQMAKSSDVKKGKSK from the coding sequence ATGCTAAGAACACTACTTTCCATCGCTCTTATCATCTCTGTTCTGCAAGCCCATGCGCAGTCTAATTTATCGGCCTCTATTGATCAGAAGGCACAATCGCTGGAAAAAAAGCTGGTGGAATGGCGCCGGGATTTTCATGAAAATCCGGAGCTGGGCAACCGGGAGTTTAAAACCGCTGAGAAAGTGGCAAACCACTTGAAACAATTGGGAATAGAAGTGACGACTGGCATAGCGCATACGGGTGTTGTGGGGCTTCTGAAAGGTGGGAAACCAGGTCCTGTGGTAGCATTGCGGGCGGATATGGACGGACTGCCTGTCACCGAGCGTGTGGATGTGCCATTCAAATCGAAGGTTATGGTCGATTACAATGGCCAGAAAACAGGCGTCATGCACGCATGCGGGCACGATACACACGTGGCGATCCTGATGGGTGTTGCCGAAGTCCTTGCCGGGATGAAAAATGACATTCCAGGGACGATCAAATTTATATTTCAGCCAGCCGAAGAAGGCGCGCCGGAAGGCGAGGAGGGTGGTGCCAAGCTGATGGTTAAAGAGGGTGTTCTTGACAATCCGGCCGTTGAAGCGATCTTCGGGCTTCATATTGATGCGCTGATAGAAGTCGGCAAAATCGCTTACAAGCCGGGAGCAACCATGGCGGCGGTTGATTTTTTCAGCATTGATGTAACAGGAAAGCAAACACACGGCGCCTATCCATGGTCCGGAATAGATCCGATCGTTACTTCTTCACAGATCATCATGGGTTTGCAGACGATTGTAAGCCGCAACCTGAATCTAACGCAGGCACCCGCCGTGGTAACTGTTGGCGCGGTCAATGGTGGCATCCGGCAGAATATTATTCCGGAAAGTGTCAAAATGATCGGCACGGTCCGCACGTTCGACGAAGGTATGCATATGTATGTGCACAAGCGGATGAATGAGATTGCAACCAACATTGCAGAAAGTGCAGGCGCAACGGCCAAGGTGAACATTAATGTCATGTATCCGGTCACATTCAATAATGAAGCATTGACGGCGAAGATGATCGGGACTTTGGAAAATGTAGCCGGAAAAAACAATGTGAACTTAATCCCGGCCAAAACCGGCGCGGAAGATTTCTCCTATTTTCAGCAAAAAGTCCCCGGATTCTTCTTTTTCCTGGGCGGTATGCCGAAGGGAAAGGCCGTAGAGCAAGCTGCGCCGCACCATACGCCCGACTTTTATGTGGATGAGAGCAGTCTTGTACTGGGCGTGCGCTCGCTAAGCCGCTTGGCAACAGATTATTTGCAAATGGCCAAATCAAGTGATGTTAAGAAAGGAAAAAGCAAGTAA
- a CDS encoding SusD/RagB family nutrient-binding outer membrane lipoprotein, with protein sequence MKRLIIFFLPILLMTACVDSLDDYNVDQKRPSEVPPVTLFSNALKGLADTLTSPNVNVNNYRLYVQQWATTTYLDEPRYNVTARTVPQAFWQGLYKGVISDLNEARRLLNADEFILPANRDVQLAQIEVVEVMAWAALVNTFGNIPYTESLNPDNVLPKYDDAKTVYDDLLARLDVAIPKFTAPGTPFSDGDLLYEGNKAQWAKFGNSLKLKLAMIIADSDPAKAKTLVAQAAPNVFTSNNDNAAFPYISTPPNYNVIAQNLNPLYSSRQDFVASATLVNPLKELKDPRLPAFFTPNEDGEYVGGAYGFSNTYSAFSHVGDNIIEPDLEGILLDYAEVELLLAEAVERGFITGSAATHYNKGVGASIEYWLDNIGTPAAEITAATTAYLAQPKVAYATAATNWKEKIGFQKWLALYNRGWESWVEWRRLDYPKLLPPTGGNAPAGLAIPVRMIYPINEQTLNGANRESAATAIGGDLVTTKLWWDKF encoded by the coding sequence ATGAAAAGATTAATCATTTTCTTTCTCCCGATCCTGCTGATGACCGCCTGTGTCGACAGCTTGGACGACTACAATGTCGACCAGAAGCGCCCTTCGGAGGTGCCACCGGTAACTTTGTTCTCTAATGCACTGAAAGGGCTTGCTGATACACTTACCAGCCCTAACGTAAACGTAAACAACTATCGCTTATACGTACAGCAGTGGGCAACAACCACTTATCTGGATGAGCCTCGTTACAATGTAACAGCGCGTACAGTTCCTCAGGCTTTCTGGCAAGGACTTTACAAAGGTGTGATTTCGGACTTGAACGAAGCACGCAGATTGCTGAATGCTGACGAATTCATCCTTCCTGCAAACAGAGACGTGCAATTGGCACAGATCGAGGTTGTAGAAGTGATGGCCTGGGCTGCACTTGTGAACACTTTCGGCAACATTCCTTACACGGAATCTTTGAACCCGGATAATGTATTGCCTAAATATGATGATGCAAAAACAGTATACGATGATTTGCTGGCTCGTCTGGACGTTGCTATTCCAAAATTCACTGCACCGGGTACACCATTTAGCGATGGCGACCTGCTTTATGAAGGAAACAAAGCTCAGTGGGCTAAGTTCGGCAATTCATTGAAACTGAAACTGGCAATGATCATTGCGGACAGCGATCCTGCAAAAGCGAAAACACTGGTTGCACAAGCTGCTCCGAATGTTTTCACTTCGAACAACGACAACGCTGCATTCCCATACATCAGCACGCCTCCTAACTACAACGTGATTGCTCAAAACCTGAACCCGTTGTATTCAAGCCGTCAGGATTTCGTAGCTTCTGCTACACTAGTGAATCCTTTAAAAGAACTGAAAGACCCAAGACTTCCTGCGTTTTTCACTCCTAACGAAGATGGTGAATATGTAGGTGGAGCTTATGGATTTTCTAACACATATTCCGCTTTCTCTCACGTAGGTGACAACATTATCGAGCCGGATCTGGAAGGAATATTGCTGGATTATGCGGAAGTTGAACTATTGCTGGCTGAGGCTGTTGAAAGAGGCTTCATTACCGGTTCTGCTGCAACACATTATAACAAAGGTGTTGGCGCTTCTATCGAATACTGGTTGGATAACATCGGCACTCCTGCTGCGGAAATTACAGCTGCAACAACTGCATATCTTGCACAACCAAAAGTAGCTTATGCAACCGCTGCTACTAACTGGAAAGAAAAGATCGGTTTCCAGAAATGGCTTGCATTGTACAACAGAGGATGGGAATCATGGGTTGAATGGAGAAGATTGGATTATCCAAAATTGCTTCCTCCAACAGGTGGTAACGCCCCTGCCGGCCTTGCTATCCCTGTAAGAATGATCTACCCGATCAACGAGCAAACGCTGAACGGTGCAAACCGCGAATCGGCCGCAACAGCAATCGGCGGTGACCTTGTAACGACTAAATTATGGTGGGATAAGTTCTAA
- a CDS encoding SusC/RagA family TonB-linked outer membrane protein, with product MLLTAQVFAQDRAVTGKVSAEDGSALPGVNISLKGTNRGTTTNAQGEFSINAESNSTLVFSFIGFQTQEAAVGSQTTINVSLKNDVSQLQEVVVTALGQERKRNELVYAAQQVNAEQITQARNPSVMNALAGKVAGLDIKTNNNMGGSTSAVIRGFKSITGNNQALWVIDGVPVSNANTNTSDQQTGRAGTDYGNAAADINPDNIASVNVLKGAAATALYGSRASNGVILITTKQGRKNSFDVVVNSGVTWGKIDKTTFVKYQKEYGAGYDGDRAKTRFYRGNLGSGEGNITLFDADASFGPKFDPSVMVYQWDALDPSSPNYQKMTPWVAAANGPDAFYETGVNSNQSVSITGGGDNTTFKVGYTRNDEKGVLPNSKLGKNLFNFSASFDLTKKLTVQANANYSQIKGLGRYGTGYDGKNPNQQFRQWFQTNVDLLEQKDAYFRNEQNVTWNWASPTRPFDTNGPIYSENPYYSRYQNYSNDTRDNFFGYAQAIYKLAPWVDITGRFAYNGTQDFQEERIAFNSSSPAEYSRYNRGFNETNLDVIVNFRKAITKDINFSGLAGGSMRRSKLNALRAKTNGGMVVPGLYSLLNSINAIEAPSETYQRIGVDGIYAQASFGYKDLVNLDLTARQDKSSTLPKDNNTYFYPAVGANFNFSNLPGFKFDWLTMGKLSANYAEVGNDAPWGSVLDVYDKPTGIGSTPYFTLRNTKNNPNLKSERTKSYEFGLETAFLNDRVGFNFTYYRSQTLDQVLPVSVSSATGFAFKYINSGEVQNKGIEISAYVTPVKTPDFSWTVSANFARNRNEVVSLYEGVENVPVASLQGGVSLNAAVGQPFGIIRGTNFVYHKDNGQKVVRSNGTYQATASSAEIIGNPNPDWIGGLSNNLKYKSLSLSFLLDIRHGGDVWSLDQWYGEGTGLYPNTAGLNELGNPKRDPAYNYDAKGNKLGLTDKPGGVLFPGVKADGTPNDIRAENSDGNGNTAYGYPTNPPRAMYIYDASYIKLREVALTYSIPQEFVSKLRAFKGIDVSVIGRNLWIISKNMDYQDPEEGLGSGLLNGAGGYQSGAYPAVRSYGFNVKFRF from the coding sequence ATGCTATTGACGGCACAGGTATTCGCCCAGGATCGCGCCGTGACTGGTAAAGTCAGCGCCGAAGATGGCTCCGCACTGCCAGGCGTGAACATTTCTTTGAAAGGTACTAATCGCGGTACTACCACCAATGCCCAGGGAGAATTCTCGATCAATGCTGAATCGAATTCGACGCTGGTATTTAGCTTTATCGGTTTTCAGACTCAGGAAGCCGCTGTGGGAAGCCAGACAACCATTAATGTTTCGCTTAAGAATGATGTAAGCCAGTTGCAAGAAGTGGTTGTAACGGCATTAGGCCAGGAAAGAAAAAGAAATGAACTGGTGTACGCAGCGCAGCAGGTTAACGCTGAGCAAATCACGCAGGCGCGTAACCCAAGCGTAATGAACGCACTGGCGGGTAAAGTGGCCGGTCTGGACATTAAAACAAACAATAACATGGGTGGATCGACCAGCGCGGTTATCCGTGGTTTTAAGTCCATTACCGGTAATAACCAGGCTCTTTGGGTTATCGACGGTGTGCCCGTTTCCAATGCCAACACAAACACTTCCGATCAGCAAACAGGACGTGCAGGAACTGACTACGGTAACGCCGCAGCGGATATCAACCCTGACAACATTGCTTCTGTAAACGTTTTGAAAGGTGCTGCTGCAACTGCATTGTACGGTTCACGCGCATCCAACGGGGTGATTTTGATCACAACCAAACAAGGACGTAAAAACAGCTTCGACGTAGTTGTGAACAGCGGTGTTACCTGGGGTAAGATCGACAAAACAACTTTTGTGAAGTATCAGAAAGAATATGGTGCAGGATATGATGGTGACCGCGCAAAAACCCGTTTTTACCGCGGTAACCTGGGTTCAGGAGAAGGAAACATCACATTGTTTGATGCGGATGCTTCTTTCGGTCCCAAGTTTGATCCTAGCGTGATGGTTTATCAGTGGGATGCACTTGACCCTAGCTCACCAAACTACCAGAAAATGACGCCATGGGTTGCTGCTGCAAACGGACCGGACGCATTTTATGAAACAGGTGTAAACTCCAACCAAAGCGTAAGCATCACTGGTGGAGGTGATAACACAACTTTCAAAGTTGGTTATACAAGAAATGATGAGAAAGGTGTGCTTCCAAACAGTAAGTTGGGCAAAAACCTTTTCAACTTCTCAGCAAGCTTCGACCTGACTAAAAAACTGACGGTTCAGGCTAACGCTAACTACTCGCAGATCAAAGGTCTTGGTCGCTACGGAACAGGTTATGATGGTAAAAACCCTAACCAGCAGTTCAGACAGTGGTTCCAGACAAATGTTGACCTTCTGGAGCAAAAAGACGCGTATTTCAGAAATGAGCAGAATGTAACATGGAACTGGGCAAGCCCAACAAGACCATTTGATACAAACGGCCCTATCTACTCTGAAAACCCATACTACTCCCGCTACCAGAACTACTCGAACGATACACGTGACAACTTCTTCGGATACGCACAGGCTATTTACAAACTGGCGCCATGGGTTGACATCACAGGTCGTTTCGCTTACAACGGAACACAGGATTTCCAGGAGGAAAGAATCGCATTCAACAGTTCAAGCCCTGCGGAATACAGCCGCTATAACAGAGGTTTCAACGAAACCAACCTGGACGTTATCGTTAATTTCCGCAAAGCAATTACGAAGGATATCAACTTCTCTGGTTTGGCGGGTGGAAGCATGCGCAGATCCAAGCTGAACGCATTAAGAGCTAAAACGAATGGTGGTATGGTTGTGCCAGGACTTTATTCCCTGCTTAACTCTATCAACGCGATCGAAGCTCCGTCTGAAACTTATCAGCGCATTGGTGTGGATGGTATCTACGCACAGGCTTCTTTTGGCTACAAAGATCTTGTTAACCTTGACCTTACAGCAAGACAAGACAAATCTTCTACGCTTCCGAAAGACAACAACACTTACTTCTACCCAGCGGTAGGAGCCAACTTCAACTTCTCTAACCTGCCAGGTTTCAAATTCGACTGGTTGACAATGGGTAAGTTGAGCGCTAACTACGCGGAAGTTGGTAATGATGCTCCCTGGGGAAGTGTTTTGGATGTTTATGACAAACCAACCGGTATCGGATCCACTCCATACTTTACATTGCGTAACACGAAAAACAATCCTAACCTGAAATCAGAGCGTACAAAAAGCTATGAATTCGGATTGGAAACAGCATTCCTGAATGATCGCGTAGGTTTCAACTTTACCTATTACCGTTCACAAACACTTGATCAGGTTCTTCCTGTATCTGTTTCATCTGCGACAGGATTTGCTTTCAAGTATATCAACTCAGGAGAAGTACAGAACAAGGGTATCGAAATCTCTGCTTATGTAACGCCTGTTAAAACTCCTGACTTCTCATGGACGGTGAGCGCAAACTTTGCACGTAACAGAAACGAGGTTGTTAGCTTGTACGAAGGTGTAGAAAACGTACCTGTTGCCAGCTTGCAAGGTGGAGTTTCACTTAATGCTGCTGTGGGACAGCCATTTGGTATCATCCGCGGTACGAACTTTGTTTACCATAAAGACAACGGCCAGAAAGTGGTTCGCTCAAACGGTACTTACCAGGCAACTGCAAGTTCTGCTGAAATCATTGGTAACCCTAATCCAGACTGGATCGGTGGTCTTAGCAACAACCTGAAATATAAATCGTTGTCACTGAGCTTCCTGCTTGACATTCGCCACGGTGGAGATGTTTGGTCACTGGATCAGTGGTATGGAGAAGGAACAGGTCTTTATCCTAACACTGCTGGCTTGAACGAGCTTGGCAATCCTAAAAGAGATCCTGCTTACAACTACGACGCAAAAGGAAACAAGCTGGGCCTTACAGACAAGCCGGGTGGTGTATTGTTCCCAGGTGTAAAAGCTGACGGAACGCCTAACGATATCAGAGCTGAAAACTCAGATGGTAACGGAAATACAGCATATGGTTACCCAACCAACCCTCCGCGTGCCATGTACATCTACGATGCGAGCTACATTAAACTGAGAGAAGTTGCGTTGACTTACTCTATTCCACAAGAATTCGTTTCCAAACTACGCGCTTTCAAAGGAATCGACGTTTCTGTAATCGGACGTAACCTTTGGATTATCAGCAAAAATATGGACTATCAGGATCCGGAAGAAGGCTTGGGCTCAGGCTTGCTGAATGGTGCTGGTGGATACCAGAGTGGTGCATATCCAGCTGTAAGAAGTTATGGTTTCAATGTTAAATTCCGTTTCTAA